One segment of Desulfosudis oleivorans Hxd3 DNA contains the following:
- a CDS encoding endonuclease dU encodes MKHFSNVVGFDDAPFARDHAGPVAVVGAVYAGLRFDGVLMGEIQKDGTDAADVLATLITESRFADHIRLILLQGIALGGFNVVDVFSLHQRTGLPVLVVSRVRPDMEAIKKALLASIPEGKKKWAVIERLGQMEEVADIFVQRVDISMEQARQVIKRFAVHSRIPEPIRAAHLIAGALANGQSRGNP; translated from the coding sequence ATGAAACACTTTTCCAATGTGGTGGGGTTTGACGACGCGCCCTTTGCAAGGGACCATGCGGGACCGGTGGCCGTGGTGGGCGCGGTCTATGCCGGCCTGCGGTTTGACGGCGTGTTAATGGGAGAGATTCAGAAAGACGGCACTGACGCCGCTGACGTGCTGGCAACCCTGATTACGGAATCCCGGTTTGCGGATCATATTCGCCTGATCCTGCTTCAGGGCATTGCCCTGGGCGGGTTCAACGTGGTGGACGTGTTTAGCCTGCATCAGCGGACCGGCCTGCCCGTGCTGGTGGTCTCCCGGGTTCGGCCCGACATGGAGGCCATCAAAAAAGCCCTGCTCGCGTCAATTCCGGAAGGCAAAAAGAAATGGGCCGTGATTGAACGGCTGGGGCAAATGGAAGAAGTGGCGGATATTTTTGTGCAGCGCGTGGATATTTCAATGGAGCAGGCCCGGCAGGTGATAAAGCGGTTTGCCGTGCACAGCCGGATTCCGGAGCCCATTCGCGCGGCCCACCTGATCGCCGGGGCACTGGCAAACGGCCAGAGCAGGGGCAACCCCTGA
- the hisF gene encoding imidazole glycerol phosphate synthase subunit HisF, with protein MTETIRIMPCLDMQNGRVVKGVHFVDIKDAGDPVECARAYCAGGADELALLDITATVEGRATMLDVVRRVADVATVPFTVGGGIADVASAEAVLKAGADKVSISSAAFRKPNLVPDLISALGAEKVTVAIDVDQNPALPSGYEVYVDGGRTATGTDAVEWAKKVDGFGVPVILPTSKAGDGAQTGYDLPVIRAIKQSVSAEVVASGGAGTLEHFYEAVQAGATILLAASMFHFGMIRIDELKSYLKNRGVAVK; from the coding sequence ATGACAGAAACGATTCGCATCATGCCGTGCCTGGACATGCAAAACGGACGCGTGGTCAAGGGCGTTCATTTTGTTGATATCAAGGATGCCGGAGACCCGGTGGAATGCGCCAGGGCCTATTGCGCGGGCGGGGCCGACGAACTGGCCCTGCTGGATATTACGGCCACGGTGGAGGGCCGGGCCACCATGCTGGACGTGGTCCGCCGGGTGGCCGACGTTGCCACCGTCCCCTTTACCGTGGGTGGGGGCATTGCCGACGTGGCCTCGGCCGAGGCCGTGCTCAAAGCCGGGGCCGACAAGGTCTCCATCAGCAGCGCCGCCTTTCGCAAGCCGAACCTGGTGCCGGACCTGATTTCCGCCCTGGGCGCTGAAAAAGTGACCGTGGCCATTGACGTGGACCAGAACCCGGCCCTGCCGTCGGGGTACGAGGTTTACGTGGACGGCGGCCGCACCGCAACAGGGACCGATGCCGTGGAGTGGGCCAAAAAGGTGGACGGGTTCGGGGTGCCGGTGATTCTGCCCACCAGCAAGGCCGGGGACGGTGCCCAGACCGGCTACGACCTGCCGGTGATCCGGGCCATCAAACAGTCGGTTTCCGCCGAAGTGGTGGCCTCGGGCGGCGCCGGCACACTGGAACACTTTTACGAGGCAGTGCAGGCGGGGGCCACCATTCTGCTGGCCGCCTCCATGTTTCACTTCGGCATGATCCGGATCGACGAACTCAAATCATACCTGAAAAATCGCGGCGTGGCGGTAAAATAG
- a CDS encoding phytoene desaturase family protein has protein sequence MIQCPAEAKASWDVVVIGTGMGGSAAGAICALNGLKTLIVDKNPAPGGACSCYEKQGFRLDTGTHLFIRCNRGPFGDLTKRLGMGLPIEFRRTRYLTHVKGMNVDARIPAGRFGMVMVLPLLIWQLKIHPRYHGPILRLFYDIARMKPRQVEALDKVPIEAFLLRYTENPEVRAMMGILLGLFFVLPAWEASAGESIWNLQKMFVENCLGYPKGGAITIPKTFLAGAERHGAEVRLKCGVEKIEIQHNQVKAVVLDNGEQVTTRSVISTTALRDTVFRLAGGDLFPPGYVAGVKKIKQAWTAVQAKIAVKKRLIHAGSMVGCVPLRFKIEDRVVREAMARVENGIQGDTIPIYAPVPTNYDPDLAPEGCHIITAAAVAPTLDVPLADNEQVWINGLMNALHQMVPGLKENTLFADTWTVADLAGWIGKSSGSVITTAQTVDQVGPGRPDHRTPVEGLYIAGDCAGPARGVGTELACQSGMDCGDLVSSDLRRGEG, from the coding sequence ATGATCCAGTGCCCGGCAGAGGCAAAAGCGTCATGGGACGTTGTGGTGATCGGCACGGGCATGGGCGGGTCGGCGGCCGGGGCCATCTGCGCCCTGAACGGCTTGAAGACCCTGATCGTGGACAAAAACCCCGCACCCGGCGGGGCCTGTTCCTGCTACGAAAAACAGGGATTCCGGCTGGACACCGGCACCCACCTGTTTATCCGGTGTAACAGGGGCCCTTTTGGCGATCTTACGAAACGTCTGGGCATGGGCCTGCCCATCGAATTCCGTCGCACCCGGTACCTCACCCACGTGAAGGGCATGAACGTGGACGCCCGCATTCCGGCCGGACGGTTCGGTATGGTCATGGTGCTTCCCCTGCTGATCTGGCAGCTCAAAATTCATCCACGATACCACGGCCCCATTCTCCGGCTGTTTTACGACATCGCCCGCATGAAACCCCGACAGGTAGAGGCCTTGGATAAGGTCCCCATCGAAGCCTTTCTGCTGCGCTATACTGAAAACCCGGAGGTGCGGGCCATGATGGGTATTCTGCTGGGGCTTTTCTTTGTGCTTCCCGCATGGGAGGCATCGGCCGGGGAGAGCATCTGGAACCTGCAGAAGATGTTTGTTGAAAACTGCCTGGGCTATCCCAAAGGCGGGGCCATCACCATTCCAAAGACATTTCTTGCCGGCGCGGAACGCCATGGCGCCGAAGTCCGCCTGAAATGCGGGGTTGAAAAAATAGAGATTCAGCACAACCAGGTCAAGGCCGTGGTCCTGGACAACGGGGAACAGGTCACCACCCGGTCCGTGATCAGCACCACCGCCCTCAGGGACACGGTGTTCCGGCTGGCAGGCGGCGATCTTTTCCCGCCCGGTTACGTGGCCGGGGTTAAAAAAATCAAACAGGCCTGGACCGCGGTCCAGGCCAAGATAGCGGTCAAAAAACGCCTGATTCACGCCGGTTCGATGGTGGGATGCGTGCCCCTGCGGTTCAAAATCGAAGACCGGGTGGTGCGGGAAGCCATGGCCCGGGTTGAAAACGGCATTCAGGGCGACACCATTCCCATCTACGCGCCGGTGCCCACCAACTACGACCCGGACCTGGCACCCGAAGGCTGCCACATCATCACGGCTGCGGCCGTGGCCCCCACCCTGGACGTGCCCCTTGCCGACAACGAACAGGTATGGATCAACGGCCTGATGAACGCCCTGCACCAAATGGTGCCGGGCTTGAAGGAGAACACCCTGTTTGCCGACACCTGGACCGTGGCCGACCTGGCCGGCTGGATCGGCAAAAGCAGCGGATCGGTGATCACCACGGCCCAGACCGTGGACCAGGTGGGCCCCGGCCGGCCGGATCACCGGACACCGGTTGAAGGGCTCTACATTGCCGGCGACTGCGCCGGCCCGGCCCGGGGCGTGGGCACGGAACTGGCCTGCCAGAGTGGAATGGACTGCGGAGACCTGGTGTCATCGGATCTGCGGCGCGGTGAAGGATAA
- a CDS encoding histidinol phosphate phosphatase domain-containing protein produces MIDLHMHTIFSDGVLIPSELARRAEHKGLAAIAITDHGDSSNIDFILPRIVDVAEELNNVLAIQVIPGIEITHVHPSLIAGVVIQARSLGARIVVVHGETLAEPVAPGTNRAAIDAGVDILAHPGLITEDEVMAAKKNNVLLEISARAGHSLANGHVAALAKKHGAGMVINTDTHAPSDLIDHETARRIVRGAGLSDADFEAMQKNAAAFLQ; encoded by the coding sequence ATGATCGACCTGCACATGCACACAATTTTCAGCGACGGCGTACTGATTCCGTCCGAGCTGGCCCGGCGGGCCGAGCACAAGGGCCTTGCCGCCATTGCCATCACCGACCACGGCGACTCCTCCAACATCGATTTTATTCTCCCCCGCATCGTGGACGTGGCCGAGGAGCTCAATAATGTTCTGGCGATCCAGGTGATTCCCGGTATCGAGATCACCCATGTGCATCCGTCCCTGATCGCCGGGGTGGTGATTCAGGCCCGCTCCCTGGGGGCCCGCATCGTGGTGGTTCACGGCGAGACCCTGGCCGAGCCGGTGGCGCCGGGCACCAACCGGGCAGCCATTGACGCGGGTGTGGACATCCTGGCCCATCCCGGCCTGATCACCGAGGACGAGGTGATGGCCGCTAAAAAGAACAATGTGCTGCTGGAGATTTCGGCCCGGGCCGGTCACTCTCTTGCCAACGGCCACGTGGCGGCCCTGGCGAAAAAACACGGTGCCGGCATGGTGATCAATACCGATACCCACGCGCCGTCGGACCTCATCGACCACGAGACGGCCCGTCGCATTGTCCGTGGCGCCGGCCTTTCCGACGCTGATTTCGAGGCCATGCAGAAAAACGCAGCCGCGTTCCTTCAGTAA
- a CDS encoding bifunctional nuclease family protein has translation MLHKVDILGLALDQDSKTPILVLKTVDTQETIPIWIGLLEATAIASALQEVHFERPMTHDLFKNFIAMMHVDVERIEVCDLKENTFYARIYFASGDNEFSIDARPSDAVAMAVRFSAPVFVDEKVIAALKPDGGARTYEVKDKSEEGKKWAEYLASLSPDDFGKYKV, from the coding sequence ATGCTGCATAAGGTTGATATTCTGGGCCTGGCCCTGGACCAGGACTCCAAAACCCCGATTCTGGTACTCAAGACCGTGGACACCCAGGAGACCATTCCTATCTGGATCGGCCTGCTGGAGGCCACGGCCATTGCATCGGCCCTTCAGGAGGTCCATTTCGAACGGCCCATGACCCACGACCTGTTCAAGAATTTTATCGCCATGATGCATGTGGATGTGGAGCGCATTGAGGTGTGCGATTTGAAGGAGAACACCTTTTACGCGCGTATCTATTTTGCCTCCGGCGACAACGAGTTCTCCATTGACGCCCGGCCCAGCGACGCCGTTGCCATGGCGGTGCGGTTTAGCGCTCCGGTGTTTGTGGATGAAAAGGTGATCGCGGCCCTCAAACCCGACGGCGGGGCCCGAACTTACGAGGTCAAGGACAAGAGCGAAGAGGGAAAGAAGTGGGCCGAGTATCTGGCCAGTCTTTCTCCCGATGATTTTGGAAAGTATAAAGTGTGA
- the miaB gene encoding tRNA (N6-isopentenyl adenosine(37)-C2)-methylthiotransferase MiaB, translated as MKRFYIHTIGCQMNVYDSSQLSAILTAMGHRSVNAPEQADLVFVNTCTIRAKAKQKATSFVGRLAAMKRARPDMIVGVGGCLAQEEGRQLLDAFPCVDIVFGTHALGRLPGHIQAVAHQGDRIVDVEMTAAIDESVHALQGPDSSGVTGFITIMRGCDNFCTYCVVPYVRGRETSRAPEHILDEIRARVAGGLREITLLGQNVNSYGQKEGLCSFADLLARVNEIDGLHRIRFTTSHPKDLSPELAAAFTSLDKLCSHVHLPAQSGSDAVLKRMNRRYTRQAYLEKLHWLREAQPGMALSTDIIVGFPGETEQDFLQTLDLIEKVRYDSIFAFMYSDRPLAPARAFDGKVDEAEKQQRIYALLELQNRITAEKNRALEGRVEQVLVEGKSKSSGRNDITADTVQWTGRTTCNRVANFTVPRELASGNAVGPGAMVRVEIMSGLAHSLSGIAVGVEKPGAGGDAHAA; from the coding sequence ATGAAGCGGTTTTACATCCATACCATCGGCTGCCAGATGAACGTGTACGATTCATCCCAGCTGTCGGCCATCCTTACCGCCATGGGCCACCGATCCGTAAACGCACCTGAACAGGCCGACCTGGTCTTTGTCAACACCTGCACCATTCGGGCCAAGGCCAAACAGAAGGCCACCAGCTTTGTGGGCCGGCTGGCCGCCATGAAGCGGGCCCGGCCGGACATGATCGTCGGCGTGGGTGGATGCCTGGCCCAGGAGGAGGGCCGGCAGTTACTTGACGCTTTCCCCTGCGTGGATATCGTGTTCGGCACCCATGCCCTGGGCCGGCTGCCCGGACATATTCAGGCCGTGGCGCACCAGGGCGACCGCATCGTGGACGTGGAGATGACCGCCGCCATCGACGAATCGGTGCATGCCCTTCAGGGGCCGGACAGCAGCGGGGTAACCGGTTTTATCACCATCATGCGGGGGTGCGACAACTTCTGCACCTACTGTGTGGTTCCCTATGTGAGGGGCCGGGAGACCAGCCGCGCGCCGGAGCATATTCTTGATGAGATTCGGGCCCGTGTGGCCGGCGGGCTGCGGGAGATCACCCTGCTGGGCCAGAACGTGAACAGCTATGGCCAAAAAGAGGGGCTCTGCTCTTTTGCCGACCTTCTGGCCAGGGTCAACGAGATTGACGGGCTGCACCGCATTCGGTTTACCACCTCCCATCCCAAGGACCTTTCACCGGAACTGGCAGCGGCCTTTACCTCCCTTGACAAACTGTGCAGTCACGTGCACCTGCCGGCCCAGTCCGGTTCCGATGCTGTTTTAAAGCGCATGAACCGACGCTACACCCGGCAGGCCTATCTGGAAAAACTTCACTGGCTGAGGGAGGCCCAACCCGGCATGGCCCTTTCCACCGATATCATTGTGGGGTTTCCCGGGGAGACGGAGCAGGATTTTTTACAGACCCTGGACCTGATCGAAAAGGTCCGGTACGACAGCATCTTTGCCTTCATGTATTCAGACCGGCCCCTGGCACCGGCCCGTGCGTTTGACGGCAAGGTGGATGAAGCGGAAAAGCAGCAGCGCATTTACGCCCTGCTGGAACTGCAGAACCGGATCACCGCTGAAAAAAACAGGGCGCTGGAGGGCCGTGTCGAACAGGTGCTGGTGGAGGGCAAAAGCAAGTCCTCGGGCAGAAACGACATCACGGCGGATACCGTCCAGTGGACCGGCCGCACCACCTGCAACCGGGTGGCCAATTTCACGGTGCCCCGGGAGCTTGCCAGCGGCAATGCCGTTGGACCGGGCGCCATGGTGCGCGTGGAGATCATGTCCGGCCTGGCCCACAGCCTGTCCGGCATTGCCGTAGGTGTTGAGAAACCGGGAGCAGGAGGAGACGCGCATGCTGCATAA
- a CDS encoding DUF4911 domain-containing protein: MQGGKKTSRRYFRVDRREIAFLRFVFEGYDGLAVLTTLDAAAGTVVLSIAPGCEDEVEKILADLKKEMLMEDTGFTAAELPY; this comes from the coding sequence GTGCAAGGTGGAAAAAAGACCAGTCGGCGTTACTTCCGGGTGGACCGCCGGGAAATCGCTTTTCTCCGGTTTGTGTTTGAGGGGTATGACGGCCTGGCCGTTCTGACCACCCTGGATGCGGCCGCGGGAACGGTGGTGCTCTCCATTGCGCCGGGTTGTGAAGACGAGGTCGAAAAGATTCTGGCTGACCTGAAAAAAGAGATGCTGATGGAAGACACAGGATTTACGGCGGCGGAGCTTCCTTATTAG
- the efp gene encoding elongation factor P, which produces MYEAGELRKGLKVEIDGDPYVIMEFEFVKPGKGQALYKCKLKNMLTGSQYDHTYRSGDKVGRANLEERKMEYLYFDGENYCFMDCTTYDQIFVPPSQVAEVLDLLKENTVCDVLFFDNRAIGVTLPNFVELAITEADPWVKGDTASGSNKPVTVETGCVLQVPPFIEVGEVIKIDTRTKNYVERVKK; this is translated from the coding sequence ATGTATGAAGCGGGTGAATTACGGAAGGGGTTGAAGGTCGAGATCGACGGGGATCCCTATGTGATTATGGAGTTTGAATTCGTCAAGCCGGGAAAGGGCCAGGCCCTTTACAAGTGCAAGCTCAAGAACATGCTGACCGGCTCGCAGTACGACCATACCTACAGAAGCGGCGACAAGGTGGGGCGTGCCAACCTTGAAGAACGCAAGATGGAGTACCTCTATTTTGACGGGGAAAACTACTGCTTCATGGACTGCACCACCTATGACCAGATTTTTGTCCCCCCGTCTCAGGTCGCTGAAGTGCTGGACCTGCTCAAGGAAAACACGGTGTGCGATGTGCTGTTTTTTGACAACCGGGCCATCGGCGTGACCCTGCCCAATTTTGTGGAGCTGGCCATCACCGAGGCCGATCCCTGGGTCAAGGGCGATACCGCCTCGGGCAGCAACAAGCCGGTTACCGTGGAAACCGGCTGCGTACTCCAGGTGCCGCCGTTTATAGAGGTTGGCGAGGTGATCAAGATAGATACCCGCACAAAAAACTATGTGGAGCGGGTGAAAAAATAG
- a CDS encoding phosphoribosylanthranilate isomerase, with protein sequence MKKIVVQIYEVQTPDEAESLINGGVDHLGSVVLDPERWKVAELKDTVRLAAQAGAKSSMIPLFSDPDTISRMLDFYRPAIVHFCEHLPLGDEGRKQLNDIFAVQRIVKQRFPEIQTMRTLPVGLPGEAETDDLLALLPEIEHLCDWFLTDTSPTAREAAPVPGFVGITGRPSDWAVVAKLVASTPVPVILAGGMSPENVYDGIVQTRPAGVDSCTQTNRRDPAGNPVRFSKDMDRVRRFVEETRRAEACIARDEANPDIS encoded by the coding sequence ATGAAGAAAATCGTCGTACAGATTTACGAGGTGCAGACGCCCGACGAGGCCGAATCGCTGATCAATGGGGGCGTGGACCATCTGGGCAGCGTGGTGCTTGACCCGGAACGATGGAAGGTGGCCGAATTAAAGGACACAGTGCGCCTGGCAGCCCAGGCAGGGGCAAAAAGCAGCATGATTCCGCTTTTTTCCGACCCGGACACTATTTCCCGAATGCTGGATTTTTACCGGCCGGCCATTGTCCACTTCTGCGAGCACCTGCCTTTGGGGGACGAGGGCCGAAAGCAGTTGAACGACATTTTTGCCGTTCAGCGGATTGTCAAACAGCGGTTTCCGGAGATTCAGACCATGCGCACCCTGCCGGTAGGGCTCCCCGGAGAGGCCGAAACAGACGACCTGCTGGCCCTGCTGCCGGAGATCGAGCATTTGTGCGACTGGTTTCTTACCGACACCTCCCCCACGGCCCGGGAAGCGGCCCCGGTTCCCGGGTTTGTGGGCATCACCGGCAGGCCTTCCGACTGGGCCGTGGTGGCGAAATTGGTTGCATCCACACCGGTTCCCGTTATATTAGCAGGAGGTATGTCGCCGGAAAATGTGTATGACGGGATCGTTCAGACACGGCCCGCCGGCGTGGACAGCTGTACGCAGACCAACCGGCGCGATCCGGCCGGCAACCCGGTGCGGTTTTCTAAGGACATGGACCGGGTCCGGCGGTTTGTCGAAGAGACCCGCCGGGCCGAGGCCTGTATTGCCCGGGATGAGGCTAACCCGGATATTTCATGA
- a CDS encoding neutral/alkaline non-lysosomal ceramidase N-terminal domain-containing protein, translating to MHGFNKFFGLMAVAMMLFLIACSPRLHSVRIERPAPPASGVAVAGLSAGLARVDITPPPGIATAGYSLMAEVSRGFRTRLYARAVYIEDSAGGKVALVACDFLSGARLLHHRVAELAAPATGIGVQELIIAGTHTHSGPGNYFSSNFYNALAGGKSGFDPQLFDFLAHRIADAVISAHAARRPAKIATGSAEIYGMTRNRSMEPFLANPDLSPDWTGDPEKAVNPRMTMIRIDLKDDNGVYQPAGAFSSFSIHPTVIPHWNNLYTADVFGYIARELEFDLEKAYAAPWPVVHAAANGTHGDNSPNYAKGRQDYAEAKRIGVEVGRRAIELFHSLETGLSSDVAVRSACREVDLFTHPSIDGVSVCQRPVVGNALTAGADDGKHPILYRTPFFREGWGSARWFFTGSCQGHKRHVGGVFQPLVLKKQDFPHVLFFQVVQVADRVFVPMPFEITCRSGAMIAAQVAEALQTGPEQVAVISCANGYFGYATTPAEYTRQHYEGGHTLYGPATTPFLARHAASLALAMDQGWTADIPESWSVELKAKSFFPENPTPGGDRAVRGRVKYDEDASDNEEAYGFEWQDVPPAMIELHRPLVRIETSLDGTSWEPLSDEGGRPVDDTGYDVSVALEKATGDGMAVYQARWYSPGTAAGRYYRFAVLPRGGFDTLYSDPFSEDQKE from the coding sequence ATGCACGGATTCAATAAGTTTTTTGGGCTCATGGCCGTTGCCATGATGTTGTTCCTTATTGCCTGTTCACCGCGCCTTCACTCGGTTCGCATCGAACGGCCTGCGCCGCCGGCTTCCGGGGTTGCTGTTGCCGGCCTTTCAGCCGGGCTGGCCAGGGTGGACATCACACCGCCGCCGGGCATTGCCACGGCCGGTTATTCACTCATGGCCGAGGTCAGCCGGGGGTTTCGCACCCGGCTCTATGCCCGGGCCGTCTATATTGAGGATAGCGCCGGGGGCAAGGTGGCCCTGGTTGCCTGTGATTTTCTGTCCGGCGCCCGGTTGCTGCATCACCGGGTGGCTGAGCTGGCGGCCCCCGCTACCGGCATCGGTGTCCAGGAGTTGATTATTGCCGGCACCCATACTCATTCCGGGCCGGGCAACTATTTTTCCAGCAATTTTTATAACGCCCTTGCAGGCGGCAAGAGCGGGTTTGATCCGCAGCTTTTTGATTTTTTGGCGCATCGCATCGCCGATGCCGTCATCTCGGCCCATGCGGCCCGGAGACCGGCGAAAATCGCCACGGGAAGCGCCGAAATTTACGGCATGACCCGCAACCGGAGCATGGAACCCTTTCTGGCCAACCCGGACCTGTCGCCTGACTGGACCGGCGACCCGGAAAAGGCGGTCAACCCGCGGATGACAATGATCCGGATTGACCTGAAGGACGATAACGGCGTATATCAGCCGGCCGGCGCCTTTTCAAGCTTTTCTATTCACCCCACGGTGATTCCCCACTGGAACAATCTTTATACCGCCGATGTATTCGGTTACATCGCGCGGGAGCTTGAGTTCGATCTTGAAAAAGCGTACGCCGCCCCATGGCCGGTGGTTCATGCCGCGGCTAACGGCACCCACGGGGACAACTCCCCCAACTATGCAAAGGGCCGGCAGGACTATGCCGAGGCAAAACGGATCGGCGTGGAAGTGGGTCGCCGGGCCATCGAACTGTTTCATTCTCTGGAGACCGGGCTTTCCAGCGACGTGGCGGTACGGTCGGCCTGCCGGGAGGTGGACCTGTTTACCCATCCGTCCATCGACGGGGTATCGGTGTGCCAACGGCCGGTGGTGGGCAATGCCCTGACCGCCGGCGCTGATGACGGTAAACACCCGATTCTTTATCGCACCCCCTTTTTCCGGGAGGGGTGGGGCTCGGCCCGCTGGTTTTTCACCGGCTCATGCCAGGGCCACAAGCGTCACGTGGGGGGTGTGTTTCAGCCCCTTGTGTTGAAAAAGCAGGATTTCCCCCATGTTCTCTTTTTCCAGGTGGTCCAGGTGGCGGACCGGGTGTTTGTGCCCATGCCCTTTGAGATCACCTGCCGGTCCGGCGCCATGATCGCGGCCCAGGTGGCCGAGGCCCTTCAGACCGGGCCGGAACAGGTGGCAGTGATCAGTTGCGCCAACGGTTATTTCGGGTATGCCACCACACCGGCCGAGTATACCCGGCAGCACTACGAGGGAGGGCACACCCTGTACGGACCGGCCACCACTCCCTTTCTGGCCCGTCATGCCGCTTCCCTGGCCCTTGCCATGGACCAGGGCTGGACGGCGGATATTCCAGAGAGCTGGTCCGTGGAACTGAAGGCAAAATCTTTTTTCCCTGAAAACCCGACACCCGGTGGAGACAGGGCCGTCCGCGGCCGGGTGAAATATGACGAAGATGCTTCCGACAACGAGGAGGCCTACGGTTTTGAATGGCAGGATGTGCCGCCGGCCATGATCGAGCTTCACCGGCCCCTGGTGCGGATCGAGACCAGTCTCGACGGCACGTCCTGGGAACCGCTTTCTGACGAAGGGGGCCGGCCCGTGGACGACACCGGGTATGATGTGTCCGTGGCCCTTGAAAAGGCCACCGGTGACGGCATGGCCGTCTACCAGGCCCGGTGGTACAGTCCCGGGACAGCGGCCGGCCGGTATTACCGCTTTGCCGTCCTGCCCAGGGGCGGGTTTGACACCCTGTATTCAGACCCGTTTTCCGAAGACCAAAAGGAATAA
- a CDS encoding FkbM family methyltransferase has protein sequence MDTPIRLHLHQAVDTCLSRHIREHHIWEPYETALVVDCLERGDVFLDVGANIGYYTALAAVLVQERGLVVAYEPDIDNYDLLMKNMAANHVTNARCFCAAMADYTGDGRIYLSETNRGDHRLYDPGEGRTCCPISVVHGGDHLSGVTDRVDFIKIDTQGSETAVITGLKKVIQANRDHLSMIVEFWPYGLRRAGSSGRELLSGLSAFDMPLYLIDHIGHHLVPVTAEFLGQWVDQTDSDPENQGFVNLLVGHGGKHARIQ, from the coding sequence ATGGACACGCCGATCCGCCTGCATCTTCACCAAGCGGTCGACACCTGCCTGTCCCGCCACATTCGGGAACATCACATATGGGAACCCTATGAAACCGCCCTTGTGGTCGACTGCCTGGAAAGAGGGGATGTGTTTTTGGATGTGGGCGCCAATATCGGATACTACACGGCTCTGGCCGCTGTTCTGGTCCAGGAGAGGGGGCTGGTGGTGGCCTATGAACCGGATATCGACAACTATGACCTGTTGATGAAGAACATGGCGGCCAACCATGTGACCAATGCCCGCTGCTTTTGCGCGGCAATGGCGGACTACACCGGTGACGGCCGTATTTACCTGTCTGAGACCAACCGGGGCGACCACCGGCTCTATGACCCGGGAGAGGGGCGGACCTGTTGCCCCATAAGTGTGGTCCACGGCGGGGACCATCTGTCGGGCGTAACAGACCGGGTTGACTTTATCAAGATCGACACCCAGGGATCGGAAACGGCGGTGATCACCGGGTTGAAAAAGGTGATTCAGGCCAACCGGGACCACCTGTCCATGATTGTCGAGTTCTGGCCCTACGGGTTGCGCCGGGCCGGTTCATCGGGACGGGAACTGCTGTCCGGTCTGTCCGCCTTTGATATGCCCCTTTATCTTATAGACCATATCGGACACCACCTGGTGCCGGTAACTGCGGAGTTTCTGGGCCAGTGGGTGGACCAGACCGACAGCGATCCGGAAAACCAGGGGTTTGTCAATCTGCTTGTCGGCCATGGAGGAAAACATGCACGGATTCAATAA